Proteins encoded together in one Cicer arietinum cultivar CDC Frontier isolate Library 1 chromosome 4, Cicar.CDCFrontier_v2.0, whole genome shotgun sequence window:
- the LOC101513785 gene encoding ferric reduction oxidase 2-like isoform X1, whose product MYHYTLVLSFCLNIKLLFNVVVCVCKCVYIYRHDSKREEVNVMDLETSTLKIFQKVIWCFIVLISLGYMMVWLMMPTNTFFMHWLPDIQAKADPIYFGKQGTTILVYTFPIIFMATLASLYHHMMQKGSNHDIESSKMGFLRKASWRKPLFVNGHLGIISRTEFSFIIMFVVLLIWSLCSYLHGMFAKVALQAANERVQMWETKLENSALALGLVGNICLAFMFFPVSRGSSILRFIGLTSEASIKYHIWLGHIAMTFFTAHGLCYVTFWDKTHQISEIFTWNKVGISNVAGVVALLAGLAMWAATFPVIRRKFFELFFYIHHLYIVFVVFYVLHVGFSYSCIMLPGLYLFLIDRYLRFLQSQQKIRLVSARVLPCEAVELNFSKNPGLCYAPTSIIFINVPSISKLQWHPFTITSCSNTDYDTLSIVIKSSGNWSHTLYQKLSTSSSPAHLDVSVEGPYGPASTFFSRHEMLVMVSGGSGITPFISIIRSLLSKANTEGCKAPRVLLICSFKKSIDLTLIDLLLPISGTALDTSCLQLQIEAYVTREKQTEMNDRKLLQTLWFKSNALDEPISKVFGQNNWLYLGIIITTSFILFLLIIAILTRYYIYPIDHNSDLIYPYFSRSILSMFFICVSIVIAATSVFLWNKKQNKDLRQIKNTSTPITSPASVYYETEREVESLPLQSFTQLAKIHYGERPDMKKILSNCDGSSSIGVLVSGPRKMRHEVASICKSCSTDDLHFESISFSW is encoded by the exons GGTATATGATGGTTTGGCTTATGATGCCTACAAACACTTTCTTTATGCATTGGTTACCTGATATTCAAGCTAAGGCAGATCCAATATACTTTGGCAAACAAG GAACAACCATACTCGTTTACACATTTCCTATTATATTTATGGCAACTTTGGCTAGTTTATACCATCACATGATGCAAAAAGGTTCTAATCATGACATTGAAAG CAGCAAGATGGGATTTTTAAGAAAGGCATCATGGAGAAAACCATTGTTTGTAAATGGTCATCTTGGGATCATCTCCAGAACAGAGTTTTCTTTCATAATCATGTTTGTTGTACTGTTAATTTGGTCCTTGTGTTCCTACTTGCATGGCATGTTTGCAAAAGTGGCCCTACAAGCAGCTAATGAGAGAGTGCAAAT GTGGGAAACCAAGCTGGAAAATTCAGCACTTGCTCTAGGCCTTGTTGGGAATATTTGTTTAGCTTTTATGTTTTTTCCAGTCTCAAGAGGGTCTTCAATTTTGAGGTTCATTGGCCTTACTTCAGAGGCAAGTATCAAGTATCATATATGGCTAGGACATATTGCAATGACCTTCTTCACAGCTCATGGACTTTGTTATGTAACTTTTTGGGACAAGACTCATCAAATCTCAGAG ATATTTACATGGAACAAAGTTGGAATCTCAAATGTGGCCGGAGTGGTAGCTCTGCTCGCTGGATTAGCCATGTGGGCTGCAACCTTCCCTGTTATAAGGCGGAAGTTTTTCGAACTTTTTTTCTACATTCATCACTTGTACATTGTTTTTGTAGTCTTCTATGTGCTACATGTGGGATTTTCCTATTCTTGCATAATGCTTCCAGGACTTTACCTTTTCTTGATCGACCGATATCTAAGATTCCTACAGTCCCAACAGAAAATTCGGTTGGTTTCTGCTCGTGTTTTGCCTTGTGAAGCTGTTGAGCTGAATTTCTCCAAAAACCCAG GGCTATGCTATGCTCCTACAAGTATAATTTTCATAAATGTTCCTAGTATTTCCAAGTTGCAGTGGCACCCTTTTACAATCACTTCCTGTAGTAATACTGATTATGATACCTTAAGCATAGTCATCAAAAGTTCAGGAAACTGGTCCCATACTTTGTACCAAAAGCTATCAACTTCGTCTTCTCCGGCCCACCTTGATGTCTCCGTTGAAGGGCCCTATGGACCGGCTTCAACATTTTTCTCAAG GCATGAAATGCTAGTGATGGTGAGTGGAGGAAGTGGCATTACTCCTTTCATCTCGATAATCCGTTCACTACTCTCTAAGGCCAACACTGAAGGGTGCAAAGCTCCCAGAGTTCTTCTTATATGTTCCTTCAAGAAGTCCATTGATCTTACCTTGATAGACCTCCTCCTCCCTATCTCAGGCACCGCCCTCGACACATCGTGCTTGCAGCTTCAGATAGAAGCCTATGTAACAAGAGAGAAACAGACAGAAATGAATGACAGAAAGCTTCTTCAAACATTATGGTTCAAATCAAATGCATTAGATGAACCAATTTCTAAAGTCTTTGGACAAAACAATTGGCTCTATcttggaattatcatcacaactTCCTTTATATTATTCCTTCTAATTATCGCCATCTTAACTAGATATTACATATATCCCATTGACCATAATTCTGACCTGATATACCCTTATTTCTCAAGGTCCATACTAAGCATGTTTTTCATATGTGTATCTATAGTTATTGCAGCTACATCTGTCTTTCTCTGGAACAAAAAACAGAACAAGGATTTGAGGCAGATTAAAAACACGTCGACTCCAATAACTTCACCAGCCTCAGTATACTACGAAACTGAAAGAGAAGTAGAGAGCTTGCCCCTCCAATCCTTTACCCAACTAGCTAAAATTCATTATGGTGAAAGGCCTGATATGAAGA AAATACTTTCTAACTGTGATGGATCATCAAGCATTGGAGTTCTTGTCAGTGGCCCAAGGAAAATGAGACATGAAGTAGCATCAATTTGTAAATCTTGTTCAACAGATGACTTACATTTTGAGTCCATTAGCTTCAGCTGGTGA
- the LOC101514128 gene encoding uncharacterized protein produces the protein MAARTVRLFQDQNVIDHVNEAGTMSGKTDFTGQRKSKVGGRKPLGDLSNAVKPINIAVDGKKAINGPLSTLKPSVSQTSKSLRSKNNLEIASKEKNLETDKRTGSKASKKPNTGSRRALFDISNSVSDVKNKNNLKTSILTGKYLDPVAIAEEQMLHNHRECIKSQIETVDMHHFFKTVGLEDDSDDHMKISIEPSAIRKLKPESAFMELEEVPEELSDVQSLSAEHGSPAHCMSPKFSSYTMWNDLAVNFNLIDTPKLSRN, from the exons ATGGCAGCCAGAACTGTTCGCTTGTTTCAAGACCAAAATGTCATTGACCATGTTAATG AAGCAGGAACTATGTCTGGAAAGACAGATTTTACAGGACAGAGGAAATCTAAGGTTGGGGGAAGAAAACCACTTGGTGATCTATCCAATGCAGTGAAGCCCATAAATATAGCAGTAGATGGAAAGAAAGCCATCAATGGTCCATTAAGCACACTTAAACCCTCTGTTAGCCAGACATCAAAATCGCTCAGGTCTAAGAACAACCTTGAAATTGCTTCAAAGGAAAAAAATCTTGAAACTGACAAAAGAACTGGCAGTAAAGCTTCTAAGAAGCCAAATACTGGCAGCAGGAGAGCACTTTTTGATATTTCAAACTCAGTTTCTGATGTAAAAAATAAGAACAACCTGAAGACTAGTATTTTGACAGGGAAATATCTTGATCCAGTTGCAATTGCCGAAGAGCAAATGTTGCACAATCATCGTGAATGTATAAAATCACAGATTGAAACAGTTGATATGCATCACTTTTTCAAGACTGTTGGACTCGAGGATG ATTCGGACGATCACATGAAAATTTCCATCGAACCGTCTGCAATAAGAAAACTGAAG CCTGAGAGTGCTTTCATGGAATTGGAGGAGGTCCCTGAAGAGTTGTCTGATGTGCAGTCTCTATCTGCAGAGCATGGTTCCCCAGCACACTGCATGAGTCCAAAATTTTCAAGTTATACAATGTGGAATGACTTGGCTGTCAATTTCAATTTGATAGATACGCCCAAATTGTCTAGAAACTGA
- the LOC101513785 gene encoding ferric reduction oxidase 2-like isoform X3 codes for MDLETSTLKIFQKVIWCFIVLISLGYMMVWLMMPTNTFFMHWLPDIQAKADPIYFGKQGTTILVYTFPIIFMATLASLYHHMMQKGSNHDIESSKMGFLRKASWRKPLFVNGHLGIISRTEFSFIIMFVVLLIWSLCSYLHGMFAKVALQAANERVQMWETKLENSALALGLVGNICLAFMFFPVSRGSSILRFIGLTSEASIKYHIWLGHIAMTFFTAHGLCYVTFWDKTHQISEIFTWNKVGISNVAGVVALLAGLAMWAATFPVIRRKFFELFFYIHHLYIVFVVFYVLHVGFSYSCIMLPGLYLFLIDRYLRFLQSQQKIRLVSARVLPCEAVELNFSKNPGLCYAPTSIIFINVPSISKLQWHPFTITSCSNTDYDTLSIVIKSSGNWSHTLYQKLSTSSSPAHLDVSVEGPYGPASTFFSRHEMLVMVSGGSGITPFISIIRSLLSKANTEGCKAPRVLLICSFKKSIDLTLIDLLLPISGTALDTSCLQLQIEAYVTREKQTEMNDRKLLQTLWFKSNALDEPISKVFGQNNWLYLGIIITTSFILFLLIIAILTRYYIYPIDHNSDLIYPYFSRSILSMFFICVSIVIAATSVFLWNKKQNKDLRQIKNTSTPITSPASVYYETEREVESLPLQSFTQLAKIHYGERPDMKKILSNCDGSSSIGVLVSGPRKMRHEVASICKSCSTDDLHFESISFSW; via the exons GGTATATGATGGTTTGGCTTATGATGCCTACAAACACTTTCTTTATGCATTGGTTACCTGATATTCAAGCTAAGGCAGATCCAATATACTTTGGCAAACAAG GAACAACCATACTCGTTTACACATTTCCTATTATATTTATGGCAACTTTGGCTAGTTTATACCATCACATGATGCAAAAAGGTTCTAATCATGACATTGAAAG CAGCAAGATGGGATTTTTAAGAAAGGCATCATGGAGAAAACCATTGTTTGTAAATGGTCATCTTGGGATCATCTCCAGAACAGAGTTTTCTTTCATAATCATGTTTGTTGTACTGTTAATTTGGTCCTTGTGTTCCTACTTGCATGGCATGTTTGCAAAAGTGGCCCTACAAGCAGCTAATGAGAGAGTGCAAAT GTGGGAAACCAAGCTGGAAAATTCAGCACTTGCTCTAGGCCTTGTTGGGAATATTTGTTTAGCTTTTATGTTTTTTCCAGTCTCAAGAGGGTCTTCAATTTTGAGGTTCATTGGCCTTACTTCAGAGGCAAGTATCAAGTATCATATATGGCTAGGACATATTGCAATGACCTTCTTCACAGCTCATGGACTTTGTTATGTAACTTTTTGGGACAAGACTCATCAAATCTCAGAG ATATTTACATGGAACAAAGTTGGAATCTCAAATGTGGCCGGAGTGGTAGCTCTGCTCGCTGGATTAGCCATGTGGGCTGCAACCTTCCCTGTTATAAGGCGGAAGTTTTTCGAACTTTTTTTCTACATTCATCACTTGTACATTGTTTTTGTAGTCTTCTATGTGCTACATGTGGGATTTTCCTATTCTTGCATAATGCTTCCAGGACTTTACCTTTTCTTGATCGACCGATATCTAAGATTCCTACAGTCCCAACAGAAAATTCGGTTGGTTTCTGCTCGTGTTTTGCCTTGTGAAGCTGTTGAGCTGAATTTCTCCAAAAACCCAG GGCTATGCTATGCTCCTACAAGTATAATTTTCATAAATGTTCCTAGTATTTCCAAGTTGCAGTGGCACCCTTTTACAATCACTTCCTGTAGTAATACTGATTATGATACCTTAAGCATAGTCATCAAAAGTTCAGGAAACTGGTCCCATACTTTGTACCAAAAGCTATCAACTTCGTCTTCTCCGGCCCACCTTGATGTCTCCGTTGAAGGGCCCTATGGACCGGCTTCAACATTTTTCTCAAG GCATGAAATGCTAGTGATGGTGAGTGGAGGAAGTGGCATTACTCCTTTCATCTCGATAATCCGTTCACTACTCTCTAAGGCCAACACTGAAGGGTGCAAAGCTCCCAGAGTTCTTCTTATATGTTCCTTCAAGAAGTCCATTGATCTTACCTTGATAGACCTCCTCCTCCCTATCTCAGGCACCGCCCTCGACACATCGTGCTTGCAGCTTCAGATAGAAGCCTATGTAACAAGAGAGAAACAGACAGAAATGAATGACAGAAAGCTTCTTCAAACATTATGGTTCAAATCAAATGCATTAGATGAACCAATTTCTAAAGTCTTTGGACAAAACAATTGGCTCTATcttggaattatcatcacaactTCCTTTATATTATTCCTTCTAATTATCGCCATCTTAACTAGATATTACATATATCCCATTGACCATAATTCTGACCTGATATACCCTTATTTCTCAAGGTCCATACTAAGCATGTTTTTCATATGTGTATCTATAGTTATTGCAGCTACATCTGTCTTTCTCTGGAACAAAAAACAGAACAAGGATTTGAGGCAGATTAAAAACACGTCGACTCCAATAACTTCACCAGCCTCAGTATACTACGAAACTGAAAGAGAAGTAGAGAGCTTGCCCCTCCAATCCTTTACCCAACTAGCTAAAATTCATTATGGTGAAAGGCCTGATATGAAGA AAATACTTTCTAACTGTGATGGATCATCAAGCATTGGAGTTCTTGTCAGTGGCCCAAGGAAAATGAGACATGAAGTAGCATCAATTTGTAAATCTTGTTCAACAGATGACTTACATTTTGAGTCCATTAGCTTCAGCTGGTGA
- the LOC101513785 gene encoding ferric reduction oxidase 2-like isoform X2, with amino-acid sequence MYHYTLVLSFCLNIKLLFNVVVCVCKCVYIYRHDSKREEVNVMDLETSTLKIFQKVIWCFIVLISLGYMMVWLMMPTNTFFMHWLPDIQAKADPIYFGKQGTTILVYTFPIIFMATLASLYHHMMQKGSNHDIESKMGFLRKASWRKPLFVNGHLGIISRTEFSFIIMFVVLLIWSLCSYLHGMFAKVALQAANERVQMWETKLENSALALGLVGNICLAFMFFPVSRGSSILRFIGLTSEASIKYHIWLGHIAMTFFTAHGLCYVTFWDKTHQISEIFTWNKVGISNVAGVVALLAGLAMWAATFPVIRRKFFELFFYIHHLYIVFVVFYVLHVGFSYSCIMLPGLYLFLIDRYLRFLQSQQKIRLVSARVLPCEAVELNFSKNPGLCYAPTSIIFINVPSISKLQWHPFTITSCSNTDYDTLSIVIKSSGNWSHTLYQKLSTSSSPAHLDVSVEGPYGPASTFFSRHEMLVMVSGGSGITPFISIIRSLLSKANTEGCKAPRVLLICSFKKSIDLTLIDLLLPISGTALDTSCLQLQIEAYVTREKQTEMNDRKLLQTLWFKSNALDEPISKVFGQNNWLYLGIIITTSFILFLLIIAILTRYYIYPIDHNSDLIYPYFSRSILSMFFICVSIVIAATSVFLWNKKQNKDLRQIKNTSTPITSPASVYYETEREVESLPLQSFTQLAKIHYGERPDMKKILSNCDGSSSIGVLVSGPRKMRHEVASICKSCSTDDLHFESISFSW; translated from the exons GGTATATGATGGTTTGGCTTATGATGCCTACAAACACTTTCTTTATGCATTGGTTACCTGATATTCAAGCTAAGGCAGATCCAATATACTTTGGCAAACAAG GAACAACCATACTCGTTTACACATTTCCTATTATATTTATGGCAACTTTGGCTAGTTTATACCATCACATGATGCAAAAAGGTTCTAATCATGACATTGAAAG CAAGATGGGATTTTTAAGAAAGGCATCATGGAGAAAACCATTGTTTGTAAATGGTCATCTTGGGATCATCTCCAGAACAGAGTTTTCTTTCATAATCATGTTTGTTGTACTGTTAATTTGGTCCTTGTGTTCCTACTTGCATGGCATGTTTGCAAAAGTGGCCCTACAAGCAGCTAATGAGAGAGTGCAAAT GTGGGAAACCAAGCTGGAAAATTCAGCACTTGCTCTAGGCCTTGTTGGGAATATTTGTTTAGCTTTTATGTTTTTTCCAGTCTCAAGAGGGTCTTCAATTTTGAGGTTCATTGGCCTTACTTCAGAGGCAAGTATCAAGTATCATATATGGCTAGGACATATTGCAATGACCTTCTTCACAGCTCATGGACTTTGTTATGTAACTTTTTGGGACAAGACTCATCAAATCTCAGAG ATATTTACATGGAACAAAGTTGGAATCTCAAATGTGGCCGGAGTGGTAGCTCTGCTCGCTGGATTAGCCATGTGGGCTGCAACCTTCCCTGTTATAAGGCGGAAGTTTTTCGAACTTTTTTTCTACATTCATCACTTGTACATTGTTTTTGTAGTCTTCTATGTGCTACATGTGGGATTTTCCTATTCTTGCATAATGCTTCCAGGACTTTACCTTTTCTTGATCGACCGATATCTAAGATTCCTACAGTCCCAACAGAAAATTCGGTTGGTTTCTGCTCGTGTTTTGCCTTGTGAAGCTGTTGAGCTGAATTTCTCCAAAAACCCAG GGCTATGCTATGCTCCTACAAGTATAATTTTCATAAATGTTCCTAGTATTTCCAAGTTGCAGTGGCACCCTTTTACAATCACTTCCTGTAGTAATACTGATTATGATACCTTAAGCATAGTCATCAAAAGTTCAGGAAACTGGTCCCATACTTTGTACCAAAAGCTATCAACTTCGTCTTCTCCGGCCCACCTTGATGTCTCCGTTGAAGGGCCCTATGGACCGGCTTCAACATTTTTCTCAAG GCATGAAATGCTAGTGATGGTGAGTGGAGGAAGTGGCATTACTCCTTTCATCTCGATAATCCGTTCACTACTCTCTAAGGCCAACACTGAAGGGTGCAAAGCTCCCAGAGTTCTTCTTATATGTTCCTTCAAGAAGTCCATTGATCTTACCTTGATAGACCTCCTCCTCCCTATCTCAGGCACCGCCCTCGACACATCGTGCTTGCAGCTTCAGATAGAAGCCTATGTAACAAGAGAGAAACAGACAGAAATGAATGACAGAAAGCTTCTTCAAACATTATGGTTCAAATCAAATGCATTAGATGAACCAATTTCTAAAGTCTTTGGACAAAACAATTGGCTCTATcttggaattatcatcacaactTCCTTTATATTATTCCTTCTAATTATCGCCATCTTAACTAGATATTACATATATCCCATTGACCATAATTCTGACCTGATATACCCTTATTTCTCAAGGTCCATACTAAGCATGTTTTTCATATGTGTATCTATAGTTATTGCAGCTACATCTGTCTTTCTCTGGAACAAAAAACAGAACAAGGATTTGAGGCAGATTAAAAACACGTCGACTCCAATAACTTCACCAGCCTCAGTATACTACGAAACTGAAAGAGAAGTAGAGAGCTTGCCCCTCCAATCCTTTACCCAACTAGCTAAAATTCATTATGGTGAAAGGCCTGATATGAAGA AAATACTTTCTAACTGTGATGGATCATCAAGCATTGGAGTTCTTGTCAGTGGCCCAAGGAAAATGAGACATGAAGTAGCATCAATTTGTAAATCTTGTTCAACAGATGACTTACATTTTGAGTCCATTAGCTTCAGCTGGTGA